The Alosa sapidissima isolate fAloSap1 chromosome 16, fAloSap1.pri, whole genome shotgun sequence genome has a segment encoding these proteins:
- the pno1 gene encoding RNA-binding protein PNO1: METVTSKTTETSSTMDCEKNADSFEEVTYKKTQKRKREVGPMEMESEDTTARKRPQFPAISGDKLMGGTDEMRKVAVPAHRYTPLKENWLKIFTPIVENLQLQVRFNLKTRNVEIKTCKETQDIGALTKAADFVKAFVLGFQVEDALALIRLDELFLETFDVTDVKPLKGDHLSRAIGRIAGKGGKTKFTIENVTKTRIVLADTKVHLLGSFQNIKMARTAICNLILGSPPSKVYGNIRAVASRAAERF, from the exons ATGGAAACTGTAACAAGTAAAACAACAGAAACGAGTTCGACGATGGATTGTGAAAAGAACGCAGATTCATTCGAAGAGGTTACATACAAAAAGACTCAAAAACGTAAACGGGAGGTCGGGCCAATGGAAATGGAATCAGAAGATACGACTGCAAGGAAAAGACCTCAATTTCCAGCTATTTCGGGAGATAAACTTATG GGTGGGACAGATGAGATGCGAAAAGTTGCTGTACCTGCTCACCGCTATACACCCCTCAAAGAGAACTGGCTAAAGATTTTCACACCCATTGTTGAAAATTTACAACTACAAGTCAGATTCAACCTCAAAACAAGAAATGTTGAGATAAAA ACATGTAAAGAAACTCAGGACATTGGTGCCCTCACAAAAGCAGCAGACTTTGTGAAAGCCTTTGTGTTAGGATTCCAAGTTGAG GATGCTTTAGCTCTCATCAGATTGGATGAACTATTTCTGGAAACCTTTGATGTCACAGATG TGAAACCCCTTAAAGGAGACCACTTATCTCGAGCAATTGGAAGAATAGCAGGAAAGGGAGGGAAAACAAAATTCACCATTGAGAATGTCACAAAGACAAGGATTGTGCTCGCAGACAC GAAGGTTCATTTACTTGGGTCTTTTCAAAACATTAAAATGGCACGGACAGCGATATGCAACCTAATTCTGG GGAGTCCACCATCAAAGGTCTACGGGAATATCAGAGCAGTGGCAAGCCGAGCAGCAGAGAGATTTTAA
- the ppp3r1a gene encoding calcineurin subunit B type 1, which produces MGNEASYPMEMCTHFDADEIKRLGKRFKKLDLDNSGSLSVEEFMSLPELQQNPLVQRVIDIFDTDGNGEVDFKEFIEGVSQFSVKGDKEQKLRFAFRIYDMDKDGYISNGELFQVLKMMVGNNLKDTQLQQIVDKTIINADKDGDGRISFEEFCAVVGGLDIHKKMVVDV; this is translated from the exons ATG GGAAATGAAGCAAGCTACCCCATGGAAATGTGCACACATT TCGATGCTGATGAGATTAAGAGGCTAGGGAAGAGATTTAAGAAACTCGACCTGGATAATTCAGGATCCCTGAGTGTTGAAGAGTTTATGTCCTTGCCGGAGTTACAACAGAATCCTTTGGTGCAACGGGTCATAGATATATTTGACACAGATGGCAACGGGGAAGTTGACTTCAAAG AGTTTATAGAGGGTGTGTCCCAGTTCAGTGTCAAGGGAGACAAGGAACAGAAGCTGCGAT TTGCCTTTAGAATCTATGACATGGACAAAGATGGCTACATATCAAATGGGGAGTTGTTCCAGGTGCTCAAAATGATGGTTGGGAACAACTTGAAGGACACCCAGCTTCAGCAGATTGTTGACAAGACCATTATAAATGCAGACAAGGATGGAGACGGAAGAATATCTTTTGAGGAGTTTTGCGCA GTTGTAGGAGGCCTTGACATACACAAAAAGATGGTGGTGGACGTGTGA
- the dnaaf10 gene encoding WD repeat-containing protein 92 isoform X1: MSTPLEKPQIIVHIQKSLNYTVFDSKWIPCSAKFVTMGNFPRGTGVMQIYEINQGELQLVKEIEKPKPIKCGTFGATSLQQRHLATGDFDGNLHIWNLEVPDVPVYTVKAHKEIVNSIDGVGGLGIGDGAPEIVTGSRDGTVKVWDPRQKDTPVANMEPVEGETKRDCWTVAFGNAFNDQDRCVCAGYDNGDIKLFDLRNMSLRWETNIKNGVCCVEFDRKDINMNKLVATSLEGKFHVFDLRTQHPTKGFASVSEKAHKSTVWQVRHLPQNRDIFMTAGGAGNLHLWKYEYPAQRSKKDSEEVDMGVAGTVNLLQNVTLSTQPIASLDWSPDKQGLCVCTAFDQSVRVLIVTKLNRV; this comes from the exons ATGTCAACGCCACTCGAAAAGCCTCAGATAATAGTACACATCCAAAAAAGTTTGAACTACACTGTTTTTGACAGCAAATGGATACCATGCAGTGCAAAGTTTGTCACTATGGGTAACTTTCCAAGGGGTACAGGGGTGATGCAGATATACGAAATCAATCAAGGAGAGCTTCAGCTTGTAAAAGAG ATTGAAAAGCCAAAGCCCATAAAATGTGGGACATTTGGAGCCACATCCCTACAACAGAGACATTTAGCCACAGGAGATTTCGATGGAAATCTACATATCTG GAACCTAGAGGTACCAGATGTGCCTGTATATACAGTGAAGGCACACAAAGAGATTGTGAACAGTATTGATGGTGTTGGGGGACTGGGAATTGGAGATGGTGCACCTGAAATTGTGACTGGAAGTAGAGACG GGACAGTGAAGGTTTGGGATCCCAGGCAAAAAGACACACCTGTGGCAAATATGGAGCCTGTTGAGGGAGAGACCAAGAGGGACTGTTGGACTGTGGCTTTCG GGAATGCTTTCAATGACCAGGACCGCTGTGTTTGTGCTGGATATGATAATGGAGACATCAAGCTATTTGACCTCAGAAACATGTCTTTACGATGGGAAACAAACATCAAAAATGGA GTATGTTGCGTTGAGTTTGACAGGAAAGATATCAACATGAACAAACTGGTGGCGACATCtctggagggaaaattccatgTGTTCGACCTGAGGACCCAGCACCCCACCAAAGGCTTTGCATCGGTTTCTGAAAAG GCTCATAAATCCACAGTCTGGCAAGTAAGGCATTTGCCTCAAAACCGAGACATCTTCATGACGGCAGGTGGAGCAGGAAATCTTCATTTATGGAAATA TGAGTATCCAGCCCAGAGAAGTAAAAAGGACTCTGAGGAAGTTGACATGGGCGTTGCTGGCACAGTGAACCTCCTGCAGAATGTGACCTTGTCGACTCAGCCAATCGCTAGCCTGGACTGGAGCCCAGACAagcagggtctgtgtgtgtgcaccgccTTTGACCAGTCCGTTCGTGTGCTCATCGTGACCAAACTTAATCGTGTGTGA
- the cnrip1b gene encoding CB1 cannabinoid receptor-interacting protein 1b isoform X2, giving the protein MADIPQLIKVSVSLKTTPNEGPVFFKTDGTRFDQSRTIKLLTGTKYKIEVVVKPGAVQATTMTIGGVTFSLEQQSKDPQSAAYTGLYSTEGVNHTKSGERQPVQISMEFPDAGQFETTWQVKYYNYHKRDHCQWGNSFRSIDYECKPNETRSLMWINKEMFV; this is encoded by the exons ATGGCTGACATTCCCCAGCTGATCAAAGTCTCCGTATCGTTGAAAACGACGCCCAACGAGGGACCCGTGTTCTTCAAAACCGATGGGACTAGATTTGATCAGAGCAGGACAATAAAATTACTCACTGGAACGAAATACAAAATTGAAGTGGTCGTCAAACCCGGGGCGGTGCAGGCTAC GACCATGACTATAGGGGGAGTGACCTTCTCCTTGGAGCAGCAGTCCAAGGATCCTCAGTCAGCAGCGTACACTGGCTTATACAGCACAGAAGGTGTGAACCATACCAAGAGTGGCGAGAGACAACCTGTCCAAATAAGCATGGAG TTCCCTGATGCTGGTCAGTTTGAGACAACGTGGCAGGTGAAGTACTACAACTACCACAAGCGGGACCACTGCCAGTGGGGCAACAGTTTCAGAAGCATTGACTATGAGTGCAAGCCTAATGAGACACGCAGCCTCATGTGGATCAATAAAGAGATGTTCGTCTGA
- the cnrip1b gene encoding CB1 cannabinoid receptor-interacting protein 1b isoform X1: MADIPQLIKVSVSLKTTPNEGPVFFKTDGTRFDQSRTIKLLTGTKYKIEVVVKPGAVQATPSFYSFLITIRTMTIGGVTFSLEQQSKDPQSAAYTGLYSTEGVNHTKSGERQPVQISMEFPDAGQFETTWQVKYYNYHKRDHCQWGNSFRSIDYECKPNETRSLMWINKEMFV, translated from the exons ATGGCTGACATTCCCCAGCTGATCAAAGTCTCCGTATCGTTGAAAACGACGCCCAACGAGGGACCCGTGTTCTTCAAAACCGATGGGACTAGATTTGATCAGAGCAGGACAATAAAATTACTCACTGGAACGAAATACAAAATTGAAGTGGTCGTCAAACCCGGGGCGGTGCAGGCTAC TCCATCCTTTTACTCATTTTTGATAACCATCAGGACCATGACTATAGGGGGAGTGACCTTCTCCTTGGAGCAGCAGTCCAAGGATCCTCAGTCAGCAGCGTACACTGGCTTATACAGCACAGAAGGTGTGAACCATACCAAGAGTGGCGAGAGACAACCTGTCCAAATAAGCATGGAG TTCCCTGATGCTGGTCAGTTTGAGACAACGTGGCAGGTGAAGTACTACAACTACCACAAGCGGGACCACTGCCAGTGGGGCAACAGTTTCAGAAGCATTGACTATGAGTGCAAGCCTAATGAGACACGCAGCCTCATGTGGATCAATAAAGAGATGTTCGTCTGA
- the LOC121684973 gene encoding uncharacterized protein LOC121684973 isoform X1, translating into MDNCDLEKLSCSGGKLEPPFKPDITCYKVTVESKVSKVTLDLLTSDCGASYKILFGDGSNTIKLNDGLNAVAIEVVSEDGTAKKYCIEITKLSASSAKLCDLAIEGGFKLQPEFSASDYEYASSVPADLTMVVIQPKLPDKNMQVSVNGEDSSKAVLLNAGDTVVAIKVSSADGTNSQVYLIAISREQIPVAVTFCNVKDEIKYECPVSLTAFYRPASINQSDPKHIFSAPYIDMLTRRSKVDPLSESPLGEGWKVPELDLDKKMSAASVKCFFAHCGCESTIKLAEVVSHAKDCPHKPPVDLDTKEVTETLWYKAHFESTDNLEIETKHTSEIRNWEKRLQKAVGKDNVEDLGTHAEEQLNLYRQRLPKPGDIMQYAEGQSPLDFLEQAAVHYSSAIKLKPRDSKLHYLLGRTLEEHHYAEEMYGLKKKDTGDAQELDSAKTAGRLDEILAVCKLHGFMGTPTLENQLKALDTEFHQLKEQGQATKADYIQTLYLWLSKKAKKDGQSSLADEESWLHRALLKYLDAWSLSQDSWEHNLHAGRLLLLQGKSREALQHLQTALALRPSQPALRFYTGMALLQQEGNSETQEKEAAMYLQQGLEYVMARALAPSEHDRGEKLDHSDPLSIVNVQFLRGCYSLGDLLSKNAPSGKSMTAEQVYHIVVSLAAQGVARCVCRGEVSQQLEWVLLDGHFALLQNLIQQPGAAKQAWIAQRCQALSALIRLTSINPCRELLDMQEKVCQVGVVTMPHNSHALCQLGVTQLAQYDSEPESEQGQEALTDACLSFQASIELEGSPQTGDAPEKLAKQAWWQKRLAQKERAAKETASKSTGAPGPSEAGAAGKATGRGRGTPGRGGAAAAAAKSGAAARGVKAALAAKAAPAAGRGRAPAKADGVAKAPGKPSSKTQLSPSKSKQECSIPQAKPDVVEAPSSNTRIAAPAIVNPKSHAPRLGLARALSRSADTQQEACSLYQEVISMAPEVHDAYIELADLLVKTDPLAAVDVYNRFPLRPIAEQSFDDAFITGEIVRILMKQELYDHPLLGPNLIAYGKVMGLGCLEKYIDVLEGKFKTDLLKSMYAGIHDKSVDDKDLQDFFRFKCWI; encoded by the exons ATGGATAACTGTGACCTAGAGAAGCTCTCGTGctctggtgggaaactggaaccCCCATTCAAACCAGATATAACTTGTTATAAAGTAACTGTTGAGAGCAAAGTAAGTAAGGTGACTCTGGATCTCTTGACAAGTGACTGCGGAGCTTCCTATAAAATA CTGTTTGGGGATGGCTCAAACACTATCAAATTGAACGATGGATTGAATGCAGTAGCAATTGAAGTTGTTTCTGAAGATGGCACAGCGAAGAAATATTGCATCGAGATCACCAAGTTATCAGCCAGCTCAGCTAAATTATGCGATTTAGCAATAGAGGGGGGTTTTAAACTACAACCAGAATTTTCTGCAAGCGATTACGAATATGCAA GCTCTGTCCCTGCCGATTTAACCATGGTTGTCATACAGCCAAAGCTACCAGATAAGAATATGCAAGTTTCAGTGAATGGGGAGGACAGCTCGAAAGCCGTTCTGTTAAATGCTGGTGATACTGTGGTTGCAATTAAAGTTTCATCGGCAGATGGCACCAATTCTCAA GTGTATTTGATTGCCATCAGTAGAGAGCAGATACCAGTGGCTGTCACTTTCTGTAATGTGAAGGATGAGATTAAGTATGAGTGTCCAGTTTCCTTGACCGCCTTTTACAGACCTGCCTCAATAAATCAAAG TGACCCAAAACACATCTTCTCAGCTCCCTACATTGACATGTTGACTCGGAGGTCAAAGGTCGACCCCCTCAGTGAGTCCCctttgggtgagggctggaaAGTGCCAGAGTTGGATCTTGACAAGAAGATGTCTGCTGCATCTGTCAAATGTTTCTTCGCTCATTGTG GATGTGAAAGCACAATCAAACTGGCCGAGGTGGTGTCTCATGCAAAGGACTGTCCACATAAGCCCCCAGTAGACCTGGACACAAAG GAAGTCACCGAAACCCTTTGGTATAAAGCTCATTTTGAATCTACAGATAATCTTGAAATTGAGACAAAACACACTTCAGAG ATACGAAACTGGGAGAAAAGACTGCAAAAAGCTGTCGGCAAGGACAATGTGGAGGACCTCGGCACCCACGCTGAGGAACAGCTAAATCTTTACAGACAGCGTCTTCCAAAACCAG gtgacATAATGCAATATGCTGAGGGACAGTCACCCTTGGACTTTCTTGAGCAGGCTGCTGTCCACTACTCGTCTGCTATCAAACTCAAGCCTCGTGATTCCAAACTGCATTATTTGCTTGGAAGAACTTTGGAAGAGCATCATTATGCCGAGGAAATGTATGGCCTTAAAAAGAAG gaCACCGGTGACGCCCAGGAGCTTGACAGTGCCAAGACTGCAGGGAGGCTGGATGAGATCTTGGCTGTGTGCAAACTCCATGGCTTCATGGGAACGCCCACGCTCGAGAACCAGCTGAAAGCCTTGGACACGGAGTTCCACCAGCTCAAGGAGCAGGGCCAGGCCACCAAGGCTGATTATATTCAGACACTCTACCTCTGGCTCTCCAAGAAGGCCAAAAAG GACGGCCAGTCCAGCCTCGCAGACGAGGAGAGCTGGCTGCACAGGGCCCTCCTCAAGTACCTGGACGCCTGGTCCTTGAGCCAGGACAGCTGGGAGCACAACCTGCACGCCGGCCGCCTGCTCCTGCTTCAGGGGAAGAGCCGTGAGGCCCTGCAGCATCTCCAAACGGCCTTGGCACTCCGGCCATCTCAGCCAGCCCTCAG GTTCTATACAGGTATGGCTCTGCTCCAGCAGGAAGGAAACTCAGAGACACAGGAAAAGGAAGCTGCTATGTACCTTCAGCAGGGGTTGGAATATGTCATGGCCCGTGCCTTGGCGCCATCAGAACATGACAG aggagagaagctggaccACTCTGACCCTCTGTCCATTGTCAACGTCCAGTTCCTCCGTGGATGCTACAGCCTGGGTGACCTGTTAAGCAAAAATGCCCCCTCAGGGAAGTCAATGACAGCAGAGCAAGTCTACCACAT AGTGGTCTCTCTGGCAGCTCAGGGCGTGGCCCGCTGCGTGTGTCGTGGAGAGGTGTCCCAGCAGCTGGAGTGGGTCCTGCTGGACGGCCACTTCGCCCTGCTCCAGAACCTCATCCAGCAGCCTGGGGCTGCGAAACAGGCCTGGATCGCACAGCGCTGCCAGGCCCTCAGCGCCCTCATCCGCCTCACCTCCATCAACCCCTGCAGAGAGCTGCTAGACATGCAGGAGAAG GTCTGTCAGGTGGGAGTTGTGACCATGCCCCACAACAGTCATGCACTGTGTCAGCTCGGTGTGACCCAGCTGGCCCAATACGACAGTGAGCCAGAGTCCGAACAGGGCCAAGAGGCCTTGACAGATGCCTGTCTTAGCTTCCAGGCCAGTATCGAGTTGGAGGGGTCCCCCCAGACTGGAGATGCCCCTGAGAAACTAGCAA AGCAGGCATGGTGGCAGAAGCGACTGGCTCAGAAGGAGAGAGCTGCCAAGGAGACAGCCAGCAAATCCACAGGGGCACCGGGGCCATCTGAAGCAGGGGCTGCTGGGAAGGCGACCGGGCGTGGGAGGGGAACCCCGGGCAGAGGGGGCGCCGCGGCGGCCGCTGCCAAGTCAGGTGCTGCAGCCCGAGGCGTCAAAGCCGCGCTCGCTGCCAAAGCGGCACCGGCGGCGGGAAG aggGCGGGCTCCTGCCAAGGCCGATGGGGTAGCAAAGGCTCCAGGCAAACCCTCTTCTAAAACCCAGCTCTCTCCCAGCAAATCCAAACAGGAGTGCAGCATCCCTCAGGCTAAACCAGACG TGGTCGAGGCTCCATCATCAAACACCAGGATTGCTGCACCTGCCATTGTAAACCCTAAGAGCCATGCCCCTCGTCTGGGACTGGCCAGAGCTCTCTCCCGATCTGCCGACACCCAGCAGGAGGCCTGTAGCCTGTACCAGGAGGTCATATCCATGGCACCAGAG GTCCACGACGCCTACATTGAGCTGGCTGATTTGTTGGTGAAGACTGACCCACTGGCTGCAGTGGACGTCTACAACAGGTTCCCCCTCAGGCCCATTGCTGAGCAGTCATTTGATGATGCCTTCATCACAGGGGAGATTGTTCGCATCCTGATGAAGCAGGAGCTGTACGACCACCCTTTACTGGGTCCGAACCTCATTGCCTATGGGAAGGTCATGGGCTTAG GCTGTCTTGAAAAATATATCGATGTCCTGGAGGGAAAGTTTAAGACAGATCTGTTAAAAAGTATGTATGCCGGGATCCATGACAAATCAGTGGACGACAAAGACCTTCAGGACTTCTTCAGGTTCAAGTGTTGGATATAG
- the dnaaf10 gene encoding WD repeat-containing protein 92 isoform X2 has translation MSTPLEKPQIIVHIQKSLNYTVFDSKWIPCSAKFVTMGNFPRGTGVMQIYEINQGELQLVKEIEKPKPIKCGTFGATSLQQRHLATGDFDGNLHIWNLEVPDVPVYTVKAHKEIVNSIDGVGGLGIGDGAPEIVTGSRDGTVKVWDPRQKDTPVANMEPVEGETKRDCWTVAFGNAFNDQDRCVCAGYDNGDIKLFDLRNMSLRWETNIKNGVCCVEFDRKDINMNKLVATSLEGKFHVFDLRTQHPTKGFASVSEKAHKSTVWQVRHLPQNRDIFMTAGGAGNLHLWKYEYPAQRSKKDSEEVDMGVAGTVNLLQNVTLSTQPIASLDWSPDKQGLCVCTAFDQSVRVLI, from the exons ATGTCAACGCCACTCGAAAAGCCTCAGATAATAGTACACATCCAAAAAAGTTTGAACTACACTGTTTTTGACAGCAAATGGATACCATGCAGTGCAAAGTTTGTCACTATGGGTAACTTTCCAAGGGGTACAGGGGTGATGCAGATATACGAAATCAATCAAGGAGAGCTTCAGCTTGTAAAAGAG ATTGAAAAGCCAAAGCCCATAAAATGTGGGACATTTGGAGCCACATCCCTACAACAGAGACATTTAGCCACAGGAGATTTCGATGGAAATCTACATATCTG GAACCTAGAGGTACCAGATGTGCCTGTATATACAGTGAAGGCACACAAAGAGATTGTGAACAGTATTGATGGTGTTGGGGGACTGGGAATTGGAGATGGTGCACCTGAAATTGTGACTGGAAGTAGAGACG GGACAGTGAAGGTTTGGGATCCCAGGCAAAAAGACACACCTGTGGCAAATATGGAGCCTGTTGAGGGAGAGACCAAGAGGGACTGTTGGACTGTGGCTTTCG GGAATGCTTTCAATGACCAGGACCGCTGTGTTTGTGCTGGATATGATAATGGAGACATCAAGCTATTTGACCTCAGAAACATGTCTTTACGATGGGAAACAAACATCAAAAATGGA GTATGTTGCGTTGAGTTTGACAGGAAAGATATCAACATGAACAAACTGGTGGCGACATCtctggagggaaaattccatgTGTTCGACCTGAGGACCCAGCACCCCACCAAAGGCTTTGCATCGGTTTCTGAAAAG GCTCATAAATCCACAGTCTGGCAAGTAAGGCATTTGCCTCAAAACCGAGACATCTTCATGACGGCAGGTGGAGCAGGAAATCTTCATTTATGGAAATA TGAGTATCCAGCCCAGAGAAGTAAAAAGGACTCTGAGGAAGTTGACATGGGCGTTGCTGGCACAGTGAACCTCCTGCAGAATGTGACCTTGTCGACTCAGCCAATCGCTAGCCTGGACTGGAGCCCAGACAagcagggtctgtgtgtgtgcaccgccTTTGACCAGTCCGTTCGTGTGCTCATC TGA
- the LOC121684973 gene encoding uncharacterized protein LOC121684973 isoform X2: MLTRRSKVDPLSESPLGEGWKVPELDLDKKMSAASVKCFFAHCGCESTIKLAEVVSHAKDCPHKPPVDLDTKEVTETLWYKAHFESTDNLEIETKHTSEIRNWEKRLQKAVGKDNVEDLGTHAEEQLNLYRQRLPKPGDIMQYAEGQSPLDFLEQAAVHYSSAIKLKPRDSKLHYLLGRTLEEHHYAEEMYGLKKKDTGDAQELDSAKTAGRLDEILAVCKLHGFMGTPTLENQLKALDTEFHQLKEQGQATKADYIQTLYLWLSKKAKKDGQSSLADEESWLHRALLKYLDAWSLSQDSWEHNLHAGRLLLLQGKSREALQHLQTALALRPSQPALRFYTGMALLQQEGNSETQEKEAAMYLQQGLEYVMARALAPSEHDRGEKLDHSDPLSIVNVQFLRGCYSLGDLLSKNAPSGKSMTAEQVYHIVVSLAAQGVARCVCRGEVSQQLEWVLLDGHFALLQNLIQQPGAAKQAWIAQRCQALSALIRLTSINPCRELLDMQEKVCQVGVVTMPHNSHALCQLGVTQLAQYDSEPESEQGQEALTDACLSFQASIELEGSPQTGDAPEKLAKQAWWQKRLAQKERAAKETASKSTGAPGPSEAGAAGKATGRGRGTPGRGGAAAAAAKSGAAARGVKAALAAKAAPAAGRGRAPAKADGVAKAPGKPSSKTQLSPSKSKQECSIPQAKPDVVEAPSSNTRIAAPAIVNPKSHAPRLGLARALSRSADTQQEACSLYQEVISMAPEVHDAYIELADLLVKTDPLAAVDVYNRFPLRPIAEQSFDDAFITGEIVRILMKQELYDHPLLGPNLIAYGKVMGLGCLEKYIDVLEGKFKTDLLKSMYAGIHDKSVDDKDLQDFFRFKCWI; this comes from the exons ATGTTGACTCGGAGGTCAAAGGTCGACCCCCTCAGTGAGTCCCctttgggtgagggctggaaAGTGCCAGAGTTGGATCTTGACAAGAAGATGTCTGCTGCATCTGTCAAATGTTTCTTCGCTCATTGTG GATGTGAAAGCACAATCAAACTGGCCGAGGTGGTGTCTCATGCAAAGGACTGTCCACATAAGCCCCCAGTAGACCTGGACACAAAG GAAGTCACCGAAACCCTTTGGTATAAAGCTCATTTTGAATCTACAGATAATCTTGAAATTGAGACAAAACACACTTCAGAG ATACGAAACTGGGAGAAAAGACTGCAAAAAGCTGTCGGCAAGGACAATGTGGAGGACCTCGGCACCCACGCTGAGGAACAGCTAAATCTTTACAGACAGCGTCTTCCAAAACCAG gtgacATAATGCAATATGCTGAGGGACAGTCACCCTTGGACTTTCTTGAGCAGGCTGCTGTCCACTACTCGTCTGCTATCAAACTCAAGCCTCGTGATTCCAAACTGCATTATTTGCTTGGAAGAACTTTGGAAGAGCATCATTATGCCGAGGAAATGTATGGCCTTAAAAAGAAG gaCACCGGTGACGCCCAGGAGCTTGACAGTGCCAAGACTGCAGGGAGGCTGGATGAGATCTTGGCTGTGTGCAAACTCCATGGCTTCATGGGAACGCCCACGCTCGAGAACCAGCTGAAAGCCTTGGACACGGAGTTCCACCAGCTCAAGGAGCAGGGCCAGGCCACCAAGGCTGATTATATTCAGACACTCTACCTCTGGCTCTCCAAGAAGGCCAAAAAG GACGGCCAGTCCAGCCTCGCAGACGAGGAGAGCTGGCTGCACAGGGCCCTCCTCAAGTACCTGGACGCCTGGTCCTTGAGCCAGGACAGCTGGGAGCACAACCTGCACGCCGGCCGCCTGCTCCTGCTTCAGGGGAAGAGCCGTGAGGCCCTGCAGCATCTCCAAACGGCCTTGGCACTCCGGCCATCTCAGCCAGCCCTCAG GTTCTATACAGGTATGGCTCTGCTCCAGCAGGAAGGAAACTCAGAGACACAGGAAAAGGAAGCTGCTATGTACCTTCAGCAGGGGTTGGAATATGTCATGGCCCGTGCCTTGGCGCCATCAGAACATGACAG aggagagaagctggaccACTCTGACCCTCTGTCCATTGTCAACGTCCAGTTCCTCCGTGGATGCTACAGCCTGGGTGACCTGTTAAGCAAAAATGCCCCCTCAGGGAAGTCAATGACAGCAGAGCAAGTCTACCACAT AGTGGTCTCTCTGGCAGCTCAGGGCGTGGCCCGCTGCGTGTGTCGTGGAGAGGTGTCCCAGCAGCTGGAGTGGGTCCTGCTGGACGGCCACTTCGCCCTGCTCCAGAACCTCATCCAGCAGCCTGGGGCTGCGAAACAGGCCTGGATCGCACAGCGCTGCCAGGCCCTCAGCGCCCTCATCCGCCTCACCTCCATCAACCCCTGCAGAGAGCTGCTAGACATGCAGGAGAAG GTCTGTCAGGTGGGAGTTGTGACCATGCCCCACAACAGTCATGCACTGTGTCAGCTCGGTGTGACCCAGCTGGCCCAATACGACAGTGAGCCAGAGTCCGAACAGGGCCAAGAGGCCTTGACAGATGCCTGTCTTAGCTTCCAGGCCAGTATCGAGTTGGAGGGGTCCCCCCAGACTGGAGATGCCCCTGAGAAACTAGCAA AGCAGGCATGGTGGCAGAAGCGACTGGCTCAGAAGGAGAGAGCTGCCAAGGAGACAGCCAGCAAATCCACAGGGGCACCGGGGCCATCTGAAGCAGGGGCTGCTGGGAAGGCGACCGGGCGTGGGAGGGGAACCCCGGGCAGAGGGGGCGCCGCGGCGGCCGCTGCCAAGTCAGGTGCTGCAGCCCGAGGCGTCAAAGCCGCGCTCGCTGCCAAAGCGGCACCGGCGGCGGGAAG aggGCGGGCTCCTGCCAAGGCCGATGGGGTAGCAAAGGCTCCAGGCAAACCCTCTTCTAAAACCCAGCTCTCTCCCAGCAAATCCAAACAGGAGTGCAGCATCCCTCAGGCTAAACCAGACG TGGTCGAGGCTCCATCATCAAACACCAGGATTGCTGCACCTGCCATTGTAAACCCTAAGAGCCATGCCCCTCGTCTGGGACTGGCCAGAGCTCTCTCCCGATCTGCCGACACCCAGCAGGAGGCCTGTAGCCTGTACCAGGAGGTCATATCCATGGCACCAGAG GTCCACGACGCCTACATTGAGCTGGCTGATTTGTTGGTGAAGACTGACCCACTGGCTGCAGTGGACGTCTACAACAGGTTCCCCCTCAGGCCCATTGCTGAGCAGTCATTTGATGATGCCTTCATCACAGGGGAGATTGTTCGCATCCTGATGAAGCAGGAGCTGTACGACCACCCTTTACTGGGTCCGAACCTCATTGCCTATGGGAAGGTCATGGGCTTAG GCTGTCTTGAAAAATATATCGATGTCCTGGAGGGAAAGTTTAAGACAGATCTGTTAAAAAGTATGTATGCCGGGATCCATGACAAATCAGTGGACGACAAAGACCTTCAGGACTTCTTCAGGTTCAAGTGTTGGATATAG